In Streptomyces capitiformicae, one genomic interval encodes:
- a CDS encoding type II toxin-antitoxin system prevent-host-death family antitoxin, with amino-acid sequence MSATCPIAEARGKLGELARRAAQHEHITLTDRGVPAAVIVSPAELEDLEDALALARLERDRALGRAGTPLPHDEARRALLDAAGRSE; translated from the coding sequence ATGTCTGCCACGTGTCCCATTGCGGAGGCGCGGGGCAAGCTCGGTGAACTCGCTCGCCGGGCTGCTCAGCACGAGCACATCACGTTGACCGATCGCGGCGTTCCGGCTGCCGTCATCGTCTCTCCCGCCGAGTTGGAGGACCTTGAGGACGCTCTCGCGCTCGCCCGCCTGGAGCGTGATCGCGCCCTTGGGCGGGCTGGGACTCCCCTACCGCATGACGAGGCCCGCCGCGCGCTGCTCGACGCGGCGGGGAGGAGCGAGTGA
- a CDS encoding PadR family transcriptional regulator has product MSAIRLLVLGAVRQHGRAHGYQVRNDLEYWGAHEWSNAKPGSIYHALKQMAKQGLLHAHEIAPSTAGGPPRTEYEITEQGTEEFRKLLRESLTAYDQKPDVLSAALGFMVDLDREEVLELLEERVRTIEEWRKSVTEYYTPEEGPAELGHIGEIMNFWVTSADTGAQWTRGLIERIRGGAYTFAGEGEPFIGVLGEGQENPYATGERHPEDKR; this is encoded by the coding sequence ATGTCAGCGATCCGTCTCCTCGTGCTCGGCGCCGTGCGCCAGCACGGGCGGGCCCACGGCTACCAGGTGCGCAACGACCTGGAGTACTGGGGCGCGCACGAGTGGTCCAACGCCAAGCCCGGCTCGATCTACCACGCCCTGAAACAGATGGCGAAACAGGGCCTGCTGCACGCGCACGAGATCGCCCCGTCCACCGCCGGCGGACCACCCCGCACCGAGTACGAGATCACGGAGCAGGGCACCGAGGAGTTCCGCAAGCTGCTGCGCGAGTCCCTCACCGCCTACGACCAGAAGCCGGACGTGCTCTCCGCCGCGCTCGGCTTCATGGTCGACCTCGACCGTGAGGAGGTCCTCGAACTCCTCGAAGAGCGCGTGCGGACCATCGAGGAGTGGCGCAAGTCCGTCACCGAGTACTACACGCCCGAGGAGGGCCCCGCCGAGCTCGGCCACATCGGCGAGATCATGAACTTCTGGGTCACCTCCGCCGACACCGGTGCCCAGTGGACCCGCGGCCTCATCGAACGCATCCGCGGCGGCGCCTACACCTTCGCAGGCGAGGGCGAGCCCTTCATCGGCGTCCTGGGGGAGGGCCAGGAGAACCCGTACGCGACGGGAGAGCGGCATCCGGAGGACAAGCGCTGA
- a CDS encoding beta propeller repeat protein, producing the protein MNVRRLQCALAVVALMVLLVVSACGTSEPSHQRSGSNPPLLRIPSATVLPGASHTVAFAADGSGFTLRAECTRTRCRQHVAVLDADAGEWRRVTSPLPDITGDLGITAGLTVLGPDRALIEEGRAFRGGPDRTWFTADGGRTWKSGTTKPTGTTATVPKGAALAEECVQPDPADVNSCLRNRLLVVMPDTGEHRVLDSRPSLKGLVHPAGDLALVPGGSDTLFVAGETPDSGLPTLALSEDRGRTWRTTRMAGAAKDGWNPWVVAGGGELYAVQSGQLPSHEGVKNGLLAIHASADGGDTWTRIWRYRKGVEPLSALSLLAADDGSLTVYGESGTWLSADRARTFHPVTRSRGPAGSVEQTPIGWLWCDSYGGGHCRISADGIHWQDFHIGKDQD; encoded by the coding sequence ATGAACGTACGTCGATTGCAGTGCGCCTTGGCCGTAGTGGCGCTGATGGTCCTTCTCGTCGTGTCGGCATGCGGCACGAGCGAGCCATCGCATCAGAGGTCGGGCTCGAACCCACCTCTGCTCCGCATTCCCTCCGCCACCGTCCTCCCCGGCGCCTCCCACACCGTCGCCTTCGCGGCGGACGGCAGCGGCTTCACCCTCCGGGCCGAGTGCACCCGGACCCGCTGCCGACAGCACGTCGCCGTGCTCGACGCCGACGCGGGGGAGTGGCGCCGGGTCACCTCCCCGCTGCCGGACATCACGGGCGACCTCGGCATCACCGCGGGCCTGACCGTACTGGGCCCGGATCGCGCCCTGATAGAGGAGGGCAGGGCATTCCGCGGCGGGCCCGACCGCACCTGGTTCACCGCCGACGGCGGCCGCACCTGGAAGTCCGGTACGACGAAGCCGACGGGCACGACAGCGACCGTGCCGAAGGGCGCGGCCCTGGCAGAGGAATGCGTGCAGCCGGACCCTGCCGACGTCAACTCGTGTCTCCGCAACAGACTGCTCGTCGTCATGCCGGACACGGGCGAACACCGAGTCCTGGACAGCCGACCATCCCTGAAGGGCCTCGTACACCCCGCCGGTGACCTCGCGCTCGTGCCGGGCGGGTCGGACACCCTGTTCGTGGCGGGTGAGACCCCCGACTCCGGCCTGCCCACCCTCGCCCTCAGCGAGGACCGGGGCCGCACCTGGCGCACGACCCGAATGGCCGGCGCCGCCAAGGACGGCTGGAACCCTTGGGTGGTGGCGGGTGGGGGCGAGCTGTACGCGGTTCAGTCCGGCCAACTGCCCAGCCACGAGGGCGTGAAGAACGGTCTGCTGGCCATCCACGCCAGCGCCGACGGGGGAGACACCTGGACCCGGATCTGGCGCTACCGCAAGGGAGTCGAGCCCCTGTCGGCCCTGAGTCTCCTCGCCGCCGACGACGGCAGCCTCACCGTGTACGGCGAGTCCGGCACCTGGCTCAGCGCCGACCGGGCCCGCACGTTCCACCCCGTCACCCGGTCCCGAGGCCCGGCGGGCTCCGTCGAGCAGACCCCGATCGGCTGGCTCTGGTGCGACAGCTACGGGGGCGGCCACTGCCGAATATCGGCCGACGGAATCCACTGGCAGGACTTCCACATCGGCAAGGACCAGGACTGA
- a CDS encoding helix-turn-helix domain-containing protein produces the protein MINDSPRLRLRFLQPGHSSRFGGTRVTEVVVRPVSDLPHALTDSSIENGTLLLVSLDSPHPSRATDRTIEHLIRLLARRKAAGLVLGTPGHNLQPFPEATLAVANSLGLPLLTTSADTTAWARVNEELRLRRAEFAERQVEHLDGLLNRLPTRLADPTAMRRIVDWLSEALDAEVLVTSARRGVLAAAPDSAPAGLAHAVITGTHTATAPAPGVPAGTMHTRIVSLSPGSPGADDEARLAIASHNAFDTAAAALIQHAAKLLGLCDQARREHQAMVETPRSVRHAAFQLLMRGETVLAQVVYTGAAQALLDTDTARVFVVDTGPQDREATLRWCETTLAEQALVAPCPGKPKHILVLEPVGPLDSFDPTHENDRVETVLRDLIAARQGHLLGQSRSHRLPEIANGYREALTAVADAAMTPHRISLGGSEAKFAPLLPRREARAWAADLMAPLLDAFPGRGDEQKMLLETLPTALSFKHTEAAGGLGVHRNTVTQRLNRAGKILSLDLRGSANDRILVLLALDILALPNTDDGTDDNAPSPINAPDFAALMMRGAADGTVKSWAEERLRPVQADQRDLVETLCVWLEHNLSTKQAARALALSEATIRNHTRDAAALLGMDFSTKMVGVHDTDVVTVADIALALHVLLGRPALTQPIRP, from the coding sequence TTGATCAATGACAGCCCTCGGCTGCGGCTGCGGTTCCTTCAGCCCGGCCACAGCTCACGCTTTGGCGGGACCAGGGTCACCGAGGTCGTCGTACGGCCGGTGAGCGACCTTCCGCACGCGCTCACGGACTCCTCGATCGAGAACGGGACGCTGTTGCTGGTCTCCTTGGACTCGCCCCATCCGTCACGGGCCACGGACCGGACCATCGAGCACCTGATCCGGCTTCTGGCCCGGCGCAAGGCGGCTGGGCTCGTGCTGGGCACTCCCGGGCACAATCTCCAGCCCTTCCCGGAGGCCACTCTGGCGGTCGCCAACAGCCTTGGGCTCCCCCTGCTGACGACCTCCGCGGACACCACCGCGTGGGCCCGCGTCAACGAGGAACTGCGGCTGCGGCGCGCCGAGTTCGCGGAGCGGCAGGTCGAGCACCTCGACGGTCTCCTCAACCGTCTGCCGACCAGGCTCGCCGACCCCACCGCGATGCGGCGCATCGTCGACTGGCTCTCCGAGGCCCTGGACGCCGAGGTCCTCGTCACCTCGGCCCGGCGCGGTGTACTCGCGGCCGCGCCGGACAGCGCACCGGCCGGGCTGGCCCACGCCGTCATCACCGGGACCCACACGGCCACAGCCCCGGCGCCGGGCGTCCCGGCCGGCACCATGCACACCCGGATCGTGTCCCTCAGCCCCGGCTCTCCCGGCGCCGATGACGAGGCGCGCCTGGCCATCGCCTCCCACAACGCCTTCGACACGGCGGCCGCCGCGCTGATCCAGCACGCGGCGAAACTCCTGGGGCTGTGCGACCAGGCCCGCCGGGAACACCAGGCCATGGTCGAAACACCGCGATCGGTACGGCACGCCGCGTTCCAACTGCTCATGCGCGGCGAGACGGTTCTGGCCCAGGTCGTCTACACGGGGGCCGCGCAAGCGCTGCTGGACACAGACACCGCCCGTGTCTTCGTGGTCGACACGGGACCACAGGACCGAGAGGCCACCCTGCGGTGGTGTGAGACAACCCTGGCCGAACAAGCCCTCGTGGCACCCTGCCCGGGCAAGCCGAAGCACATCCTCGTTCTCGAACCCGTCGGCCCCCTCGACTCCTTCGACCCGACACACGAGAACGATCGTGTGGAGACGGTCCTGAGAGACCTGATCGCGGCACGCCAGGGCCATCTGCTGGGCCAGAGCCGATCCCACCGTCTCCCCGAGATAGCGAACGGCTATCGGGAGGCGCTGACCGCGGTGGCCGACGCGGCCATGACCCCGCACCGGATCAGCCTGGGCGGATCCGAGGCGAAGTTCGCCCCGCTGCTGCCCAGGAGAGAGGCCAGAGCCTGGGCCGCCGACCTCATGGCCCCGCTGCTCGACGCCTTCCCGGGCCGGGGCGACGAGCAGAAGATGCTGCTCGAAACCCTCCCGACCGCCTTGAGTTTCAAGCACACCGAAGCCGCGGGCGGCCTCGGTGTCCACCGGAACACGGTCACCCAGCGGCTGAACAGAGCGGGCAAGATCCTCTCCCTCGACCTCCGCGGCTCGGCCAACGACCGCATCCTGGTCCTCCTCGCCCTCGACATACTGGCCCTGCCGAACACGGACGACGGCACGGACGACAATGCGCCGTCCCCGATCAACGCCCCCGACTTCGCCGCCCTGATGATGAGGGGAGCCGCTGACGGCACGGTCAAGTCCTGGGCGGAGGAGCGGCTTCGCCCCGTACAGGCCGATCAGCGGGATCTCGTCGAGACCCTCTGCGTATGGCTGGAACACAACCTCAGCACCAAGCAGGCGGCCCGCGCCCTGGCCCTGTCCGAAGCCACCATCCGTAACCACACGCGGGACGCGGCCGCCCTCCTCGGCATGGACTTCTCCACGAAGATGGTCGGAGTCCATGACACCGACGTCGTGACCGTGGCAGACATCGCACTCGCCCTGCATGTCCTGCTCGGCCGCCCCGCCCTGACCCAACCGATCCGCCCCTGA
- a CDS encoding MerR family transcriptional regulator, producing the protein MSYTVGQVAGFAGITVRTLHHYDEIGLLVPSERTHAGHRRYGDADLDRLQQILFYRELGFPLDEVATLLDDPDADPREHLRRQHELLTARIEKLKKMAAAVEHAMEARKMGINLTPEEKFEVFGDKDPEQYAEEAEQRWGNTEAYAESQRRAASYTKEDWKRLMAEANDWAERYTALMVEGEPPAGERAMDMAEEHRRHIGAWYYDCPYETHQCLGEMYISDERFKAFYDSMRPGLAEHLRDAIVANAARHGG; encoded by the coding sequence ATGAGCTACACCGTGGGGCAGGTCGCCGGATTCGCCGGGATCACGGTGCGCACACTGCATCACTACGACGAGATCGGCCTGCTCGTACCGAGCGAGCGCACCCACGCGGGCCACCGCCGCTACGGCGACGCCGACCTCGACCGGCTCCAGCAGATCCTGTTCTACCGAGAGCTCGGCTTCCCCCTCGACGAGGTCGCGACCCTGCTCGACGACCCGGACGCGGACCCGCGCGAACACCTGCGCCGCCAGCACGAACTGCTGACCGCCCGGATCGAGAAGCTGAAGAAGATGGCCGCGGCCGTGGAACACGCCATGGAGGCACGCAAGATGGGCATCAACCTCACGCCCGAGGAGAAGTTCGAGGTCTTCGGGGACAAGGACCCCGAGCAGTACGCCGAGGAGGCCGAACAGCGCTGGGGCAACACGGAGGCGTACGCCGAGTCGCAGCGCCGGGCCGCCTCGTACACCAAGGAGGACTGGAAACGCCTGATGGCCGAGGCGAACGACTGGGCCGAGCGCTACACGGCCCTGATGGTCGAGGGGGAGCCGCCGGCCGGTGAGCGGGCCATGGACATGGCCGAGGAGCACCGGCGCCATATCGGCGCCTGGTACTACGACTGCCCGTACGAGACGCACCAGTGCCTGGGGGAGATGTACATCTCCGACGAGCGTTTCAAGGCGTTCTACGACTCCATGCGCCCAGGCCTCGCCGAACACCTGCGGGACGCCATCGTCGCCAACGCGGCCCGCCACGGGGGCTGA